The stretch of DNA TATAGATATGGCAGCAATTATGCCTTGGCATCATTTGTTAACAGAATGCTGGAAAGTCGGGATGCGGTTCCGCTCGATGCAATCGCCTCAAAGTGAAGGAATATAATAATAAGCCTGAGAATTTCTGCGATACTCATTTTAAATAACGGTTGATCGGCTAGAATTTTTCCCTGCACAATCAACCTTTTAGACAATCAAACCAAGATAAATTTGCTGGCTGCCTTGGAGAATAATGCAATGTTACACCTGCTTTACATTTTAGCTTTTACAATTCTTGCCTTAATTGCTGTCAGTAATTTAATTCGCAATCTACTGATGTTCAGTCGGGAACGCGACAAAGCTTATCCGGTGCGATCGCCGCAAAACAGTCAAGGTAGTTATTCGGCTTGCGCCGGATCGTCTCATTCCGTACCACATCCAGAATTATTAGACACTTCAGGAAATATTATCAAAGACCCGCTTTTAGTTATTCGTTCGATTAGCGTTGAAGATGCACGCCAACAACTTGATGCACTCTACGAGTCCTCCCCTGGCTACAAAGGAGAAAATCAAGAAGAAGCATAATCCAAGCCATCTTTACCTAAATTGCGACAAGAATTATCCTGAAATAGTCCACTTAGGTAGTGGACTTTGTTTATTTAGCTGCAAAGAAAGTCGCTAGGCTCTCGAATAGTAACGTAATAGTGTTAAACCAATAAACTTCAGTGTTCCAATTTCCAGAAAAATTTCTTTGGGGTGTCGCAACTGCTGCTTACCAAATCGAAGGCGCGTGGAATGAGGATGGTAAAGGACAAAGTATCTGGGATACTTTCACGCACCGCCCTCATACCATACACAACAACGAAAACGGCGATATTGCCTGTAACCACTATCATCAAATGCCTGAAGATGTCAGGTTGATGCAAGAATTGGGAATACAGACGTATCGCTTTTCAATTTCTTGGTCGCGCGTATTACCGCAAGGTACGGGTGATATTAACCATAAGGGACTTGATTTTTACGACCAGCTTGTCGATAAATTACTGGCAGCAGAAATCATCCCAAATGCCACATTATTTCATTGGGATTTACCGCAAGCGCTGCAAGAGCGAGGTGGTTGGAATAATCGCGACAGTGTTGAGTGGTTTGCTGAGTACGCGCAGGTGATATTTGCGCGCTTGGGCGATCGCGTGCCATTATGGTCTACGCATAACGAACCTTGGTCGCACGCATTTCAAGGACATAGCTTCGCAAATCACGCACCAGGAATTGCCAGTGCAGCGGTTGCTTACCAAACGGTGCATCACCTATTGTTATCGCATGGCAAAGTGGTACAAATCTTTCGCCAAGGAGGCTATAAAGGAGAAATTGGGATTGTTTTAAGTTTTCGCCATTACTTAAGCGCCAGCGACAGTGAAAGCGATCGCGCAGCATGTCAACGCGCCTATGACGATAAAGTATCAATGTTTTTACAACCGCTGTTTCGCGGACACTATCCAGAACAACTCATCGATTGGTTAGGTACGCAAGCACCACAAATCCAAGACGGCGATCTGGAATTAATTCAACAGCCAATTGATTATTTAGGTGTCAATTACTACTACACCCTATCAATCTCTTTTGCGTCGAATGGCGGCTTACTCAAGCTGAAACCAGCACCTTTTTCGGCACCAGGCTGGGGTCATACCGAAATGGGTTGGGGCATCAATCCCGAAGGATTAAAAGCGGTTTTGCTTGATATAAAAGAAAACTACGGCAATCCTAAGATGTATATTACGGAAAATGGTTGTGCGCTGCAAGACCAACCTGATACTACAGGGTTTGTTGCTGATTGGGGACGCATTAATTATTTAAGAGATCACTTACGTGCCATCCACGAAGCTATTCAATCAGGTGCGAATATTCAAGGTTATTATTTATGGAGTTTTCTAGATAACTTTGAGTGGTCAAATGGCTATCGACCGCGCTTCGGCATTGTACGTGTCGATTTTGATACGTGCAAGCGAACTCCTAAGCAAAGTGCTTACTGGTACAAAGCAACAATTGCTCGCAATGGTATCGAGTCGTGATTTAAGAATAATTTAGATAACTTTGAATAATTTCGACTGCCTGTTTAACTCCATCTTCAGCACGAATGCGATCGCCTAGAATCTGCGCGCGAGCGAGTAATGTTTGATTGCTGGTAACGTCTTGAATTGCAGCAATTAACTTATCTTGTGTTAGTTCTTGCTGTCGGATCGGCGATGTTCCCACACCTAAATCTGCAACGCGCTGTCCCCAAAATGGTTGATCGACACCAAAAGGAATCACAACTGAAGGAACGCCTGCACGTAAAGCCGCGGCTGTTGTTCCCGCACCACCATGATGAACAATAGCACGACACAACGGAAACAACCAATCATGAGGAACGCTGCTAGTCATCAAAAATACATTATCCGGTAAGTCCACATTTTGTAAACTGCCCCAATTCGAAAACAAGATACCGCGCTGTTTTGTTTGCACCAAACTATCTAGCACTAAATTTATCACCATTTCTGGATTGCGTTCGCTCATGCTACCGAAACCAATGTAAATTGGCGGTATTCCTGAATTAATAAAATCAACTAAATCGTCTGGTGGCTTCCATTCTGGCAAGTGTTCCAAAAACCAATAGCCAGTGACATAAGCCCAGTTTGACCAATCTTTTGGTTTGGGAATAACAGTTGGGCTAAAACAATGAAGAACAGGTATTTGCTGCTGTTGTAATCGAGAGTAAAGACCCGTGAAAGGTACAGGTGATAAGCCTAAATCCTGTCGCCAGCGATTGATTTTTTGTCGCACCGATTGCCAACGCAATTGTTCGTGAATGACGTATGTTAACCAGTTGTAAGTGCCACCAAGGTTAATAGAACTTGTATAAAGCGGGTGGGGAAATGCCCGCGTGCGAGTTAAAGGATTTGTAAACGCAGCAAAGCACGGTATTTTTAATTTTTCAGCAATGTGATAGCCAGGTAAGGCAACTTGAGAATAAATAATTGCTTCAGTGCCTTGACAGCAGTTCCAGCAATCTTCTAGCAATTGTTCTAGGTTATCGCAAAAGATTCGCCAGTAATCAACATTTGTTGACAAAGCTTGGATGTAATCTTGAGGATTAGCACCAACAGCAGCGAATTCTATCCCATAACTGCGGACGAATTCTGCAAATCGAGCATAAGACGCAAGTTGCACTTGATGACCAGCAGCTTGTAAACCTAGCCCTAATGCTATGTAGGGCTGCACATCACCTCGACTACCAATCGCTAAGATCGTAATTTGCATGGGGTTTTCGGTCATCTTGGATAAAAAATAGGCAGATTAATTCTTGATGAAAAGAATTGATG from Chroococcidiopsis sp. TS-821 encodes:
- a CDS encoding glycosyltransferase — its product is MTENPMQITILAIGSRGDVQPYIALGLGLQAAGHQVQLASYARFAEFVRSYGIEFAAVGANPQDYIQALSTNVDYWRIFCDNLEQLLEDCWNCCQGTEAIIYSQVALPGYHIAEKLKIPCFAAFTNPLTRTRAFPHPLYTSSINLGGTYNWLTYVIHEQLRWQSVRQKINRWRQDLGLSPVPFTGLYSRLQQQQIPVLHCFSPTVIPKPKDWSNWAYVTGYWFLEHLPEWKPPDDLVDFINSGIPPIYIGFGSMSERNPEMVINLVLDSLVQTKQRGILFSNWGSLQNVDLPDNVFLMTSSVPHDWLFPLCRAIVHHGGAGTTAAALRAGVPSVVIPFGVDQPFWGQRVADLGVGTSPIRQQELTQDKLIAAIQDVTSNQTLLARAQILGDRIRAEDGVKQAVEIIQSYLNYS
- a CDS encoding DUF2973 domain-containing protein, with amino-acid sequence MLHLLYILAFTILALIAVSNLIRNLLMFSRERDKAYPVRSPQNSQGSYSACAGSSHSVPHPELLDTSGNIIKDPLLVIRSISVEDARQQLDALYESSPGYKGENQEEA
- a CDS encoding GH1 family beta-glucosidase is translated as MFQFPEKFLWGVATAAYQIEGAWNEDGKGQSIWDTFTHRPHTIHNNENGDIACNHYHQMPEDVRLMQELGIQTYRFSISWSRVLPQGTGDINHKGLDFYDQLVDKLLAAEIIPNATLFHWDLPQALQERGGWNNRDSVEWFAEYAQVIFARLGDRVPLWSTHNEPWSHAFQGHSFANHAPGIASAAVAYQTVHHLLLSHGKVVQIFRQGGYKGEIGIVLSFRHYLSASDSESDRAACQRAYDDKVSMFLQPLFRGHYPEQLIDWLGTQAPQIQDGDLELIQQPIDYLGVNYYYTLSISFASNGGLLKLKPAPFSAPGWGHTEMGWGINPEGLKAVLLDIKENYGNPKMYITENGCALQDQPDTTGFVADWGRINYLRDHLRAIHEAIQSGANIQGYYLWSFLDNFEWSNGYRPRFGIVRVDFDTCKRTPKQSAYWYKATIARNGIES